One Streptomyces fagopyri DNA window includes the following coding sequences:
- a CDS encoding YraN family protein, whose product MKTSKARNALGKYGEDLAARRLTETGMTVLARNWRSGRTGEIDIVARDGDALVVCEVKTRRTGAFEHPMAAVTPAKAQRLRGLAERWLQEHGGAPPGGVRIDLIGVLLPDRGAPVVEHARGAA is encoded by the coding sequence ATGAAGACGTCCAAGGCACGCAACGCACTCGGCAAGTACGGCGAGGACCTGGCCGCACGGCGGCTGACCGAGACCGGAATGACCGTCCTGGCGCGCAACTGGCGCTCCGGCAGGACCGGCGAGATCGACATCGTGGCCCGGGACGGCGACGCGCTCGTCGTCTGCGAGGTCAAGACACGCAGGACGGGGGCCTTCGAGCACCCGATGGCGGCCGTCACCCCGGCCAAGGCACAGCGCCTGCGCGGCCTGGCGGAGCGCTGGCTCCAGGAACACGGCGGAGCCCCGCCCGGCGGTGTCCGCATCGACCTGATCGGCGTCCTCCTCCCCGACCGCGGCGCACCCGTGGTCGAGCACGCGCGGGGAGCGGCCTGA
- a CDS encoding DUF2469 domain-containing protein — translation MSAEDLEKYETEMELKLYREYRDVVGLFKYVIETERRFYLTNDYEMQVHSVQGEVFFEVSMADAWVWDMYRPARFVKQVRVLTFKDVNIEELNKSDLELPGG, via the coding sequence ATGAGCGCCGAGGACCTCGAGAAGTACGAGACCGAGATGGAGCTGAAGCTCTATCGGGAGTACCGCGACGTCGTCGGTCTGTTCAAATACGTGATCGAGACCGAACGGCGCTTCTATCTCACCAACGACTACGAGATGCAGGTGCACTCGGTCCAGGGTGAGGTTTTCTTCGAGGTGTCCATGGCGGACGCCTGGGTGTGGGACATGTACCGGCCCGCGCGCTTCGTGAAACAGGTACGGGTGCTCACGTTCAAGGACGTGAACATCGAGGAGCTGAACAAGAGCGATCTGGAGCTGCCCGGCGGCTGA
- a CDS encoding NUDIX hydrolase, translating into MPPVAPERAPGTGPGADSYDGGLRRVARVVLLDAQERILLLHGHEPDDPADDWWFTPGGGLEGDETRERAALRELEEETGITEVELGPVLWRRRCSFPFAGRRWDQDEWYFLARTTQTGTVAAGLTELERRSVAGARWWTCQELTEAHETVYPTRLAELLRRLLDEGPPARPEVLDTEIV; encoded by the coding sequence ATGCCGCCCGTGGCACCGGAGCGGGCCCCGGGCACCGGCCCGGGAGCGGACTCGTACGACGGCGGGCTGCGGAGAGTCGCCCGGGTGGTGCTCCTCGACGCGCAGGAGCGCATTCTGCTGCTGCACGGACATGAGCCGGACGATCCCGCGGACGACTGGTGGTTCACCCCCGGCGGCGGCCTGGAGGGCGACGAGACCCGTGAGCGGGCCGCGCTGCGGGAACTCGAGGAGGAGACCGGCATCACCGAGGTCGAACTGGGCCCGGTGCTGTGGCGGCGCAGATGCTCGTTCCCCTTCGCGGGACGCCGCTGGGACCAGGACGAATGGTACTTCCTGGCCCGTACCACCCAGACGGGAACCGTCGCCGCCGGGCTGACGGAGCTGGAACGGCGAAGTGTCGCCGGAGCGCGCTGGTGGACGTGCCAGGAACTGACCGAGGCACATGAGACGGTGTATCCGACCAGGCTCGCCGAGCTGCTGCGGAGGCTGCTCGACGAGGGTCCCCCGGCCCGGCCCGAGGTCCTCGACACCGAAATCGTCTAG
- the lepB gene encoding signal peptidase I: MSSTSGRTDEGHGRLGSVLSGLAVALGCVLFLGGFAWGAVVYQPYTVPTESMVPTIKVGDRILAERIDGADVERGDVIVFKQKSWGDMLIVKRVVAVGGDTVACCTNGKLTVNGKKIDEPYLPQGEAAETKRIPTVEVPEGRLFLLGDERSGSLDSTAHLTEAFNGTVSRAAVKGRVDAIAWPMEGMLKRPTGFEALGGISTPGPLRLILTAVVAGAVLVLGGAAYGPVAKRLGRRRGRRTEPVGVG, translated from the coding sequence ATGAGCAGCACGTCAGGTCGTACGGACGAGGGCCACGGGCGGCTCGGCAGCGTGCTGTCGGGACTGGCCGTGGCCCTCGGCTGTGTGCTCTTCCTCGGCGGCTTCGCCTGGGGCGCGGTCGTGTATCAGCCGTACACGGTGCCGACCGAGTCGATGGTGCCGACCATCAAGGTGGGCGACCGCATCCTGGCGGAGCGGATAGACGGCGCTGACGTCGAGCGCGGTGACGTCATCGTCTTCAAGCAGAAGAGCTGGGGCGACATGCTCATCGTCAAGCGGGTCGTCGCGGTCGGCGGTGACACCGTCGCCTGCTGCACGAACGGCAAGCTGACGGTCAACGGCAAGAAGATCGACGAACCGTATCTCCCCCAGGGCGAGGCCGCCGAGACGAAGCGCATCCCGACCGTCGAGGTCCCCGAAGGACGGCTCTTCCTGCTCGGCGACGAGCGCAGCGGCTCGCTGGACTCGACGGCACACCTCACCGAGGCCTTCAACGGCACGGTGTCGCGCGCCGCGGTGAAGGGCCGCGTCGACGCCATCGCCTGGCCCATGGAGGGCATGCTGAAGCGCCCCACGGGCTTCGAGGCGCTCGGCGGGATCTCCACCCCCGGACCCCTGCGACTGATCCTGACCGCCGTGGTGGCGGGCGCCGTGCTGGTCCTCGGCGGGGCGGCGTACGGCCCGGTCGCCAAGCGACTGGGACGCCGGCGAGGGAGGCGGACGGAGCCCGTCGGTGTCGGCTGA
- the lepB gene encoding signal peptidase I, protein MGDLAVGARSGHDGPEEQPERVDGSATPATSEDVGTGSDSGDGGGTKEHGEQDEKPKNPRSFWKELPLLIGIALVLALLIKTFLVQAFSIPSDSMQNTLQQGDRVLVDKLTPWFGSEPSRGEVVVFHDPDNWLAGEPTPNPNAVQQVLSKIGLMPSADEKDLIKRVIGVAGDTIECENSGPLTVNGKALNETYVYAGNTPCSVDDQGGQFKVTVPAGKIWVMGDHRQNSLDSRYHQQDKYQGFVPVGNVVGRAIVIAWPPTRWNTLPIPDTFDQNLSAAAPGALGLAGAAPLVLWRRRRLTAGNPRVSGRGTAG, encoded by the coding sequence GTGGGGGATTTGGCGGTCGGCGCACGATCCGGACACGATGGCCCCGAGGAGCAGCCGGAGCGAGTCGACGGATCGGCCACCCCGGCCACGAGCGAGGACGTCGGTACCGGGAGTGACTCCGGGGACGGCGGCGGTACGAAGGAGCACGGCGAGCAGGACGAGAAGCCCAAGAATCCGCGTTCCTTCTGGAAGGAACTGCCGCTCCTCATCGGTATCGCACTGGTCCTCGCGCTGCTGATCAAGACCTTCCTGGTGCAGGCGTTCTCGATCCCCTCGGACTCGATGCAGAACACCCTCCAGCAGGGCGACCGGGTACTGGTCGACAAGCTCACGCCCTGGTTCGGCTCGGAGCCCTCACGCGGCGAGGTCGTCGTCTTCCACGACCCCGACAACTGGCTGGCGGGGGAGCCGACGCCCAACCCGAACGCCGTGCAGCAGGTCCTCAGCAAGATCGGCCTGATGCCGTCCGCGGACGAGAAGGACCTCATCAAGCGGGTCATCGGCGTCGCCGGTGACACGATCGAGTGCGAGAACTCGGGCCCGCTGACGGTCAACGGCAAGGCGCTCAACGAGACGTACGTGTACGCCGGGAACACGCCGTGCAGCGTCGACGACCAGGGCGGCCAGTTCAAGGTGACGGTACCCGCGGGCAAAATCTGGGTCATGGGTGACCACCGGCAGAACTCGCTGGACTCCCGTTACCACCAGCAGGACAAGTACCAGGGCTTCGTACCCGTGGGCAACGTCGTGGGCCGCGCCATCGTGATCGCCTGGCCGCCCACCCGCTGGAACACGCTGCCGATCCCCGACACCTTCGACCAGAACCTCAGCGCGGCCGCCCCGGGCGCCCTGGGACTGGCCGGCGCGGCGCCCCTGGTGCTCTGGCGCAGGCGTCGCCTTACCGCCGGAAACCCCAGGGTTTCTGGGCGGGGTACCGCCGGGTAG